One Panicum virgatum strain AP13 chromosome 9K, P.virgatum_v5, whole genome shotgun sequence genomic region harbors:
- the LOC120650406 gene encoding probable UDP-arabinopyranose mutase 1 gives MAGTVTVPGANVPSTPLLKDELDIVIPTIRNLDFLEMWRPFFQPYHLIIVQDGDPTKTIKVPEGFDYELYNRNDINRILGPKASCISFKDSACRCFGYMVSKKKYIYTIDDDCFVAKDPSGKDINALEQHIKNLLSPSTPFFFNTLYDPYREGADFVRGYPFSLREGAHTAVSHGLWLNIPDYDAPTQLVKPKERNERYVDAVMTIPNGTLFPMCGMNLAFDRDLIGPAMYFGLMGDGQPIGRYDDMWAGWCVKVICDHLSLGVKTGLPYIWHSKASNPFVNLKKEYKGIFWQEDIIPFFQNVTIPKECDTVQKCYIYLSGQVKEKLGKIDPYFVKLADAMVTWIEAWDELNPTTAAAANGKAK, from the exons ATGGCGGGCACGGTGACGGTCCCGGGGGCGAACGTCCCCTCCACGCCGCTGCTCAAGGACGAGCTCGACATCGTGATCCCGACGATCCGCAACCTCGACTTCCTGGAGATGTGGCGGCCCTTCTTCCAGCCGTACCACCTCATCATCGTGCAGGACGGCGACCCGACCAAGACCATCAAGGTGCCCGAGGGCTTCGACTACGAGCTCTACAACCGCAACGACATCAACCGCATCCTCGGCCCCAAGGCATCCTGCATCTCCTTCAAGGACTCCGCCTGCCGCTGCTTCGGCTACATGGTCTCCAAGAAGAAGTACATCTACACCATCGACGACGACTGCTTC GTTGCCAAGGATCCATCTGGCAAGGACATCAATGCTCTTGAGCAGCACATCAAGAACCTCCTCAGCCCATCCACCCCGTTCTTCTTTAACACGCTGTATGACCCCTACCGTGAGGGTGCTGACTTTGTGCGTGGGTACCCCTTCAGCCTCAGGGAGGGTGCCCACACTGCTGTCTCCCACGGCCTGTGGCTGAACATCCCTGACTATGATGCTCCCACACAGCTGGTCAAGCCTAAGGAGAGGAATGAAAG GTATGTTGATGCTGTCATGACAATCCCCAATGGAACCTTGTTCCCCATGTGCGGCATGAACCTTGCCTTCGACAGGGATCTCATTGGCCCTGCTATGTACTTCGGTCTCATGGGTGATGGCCAGCCTATTGGTCGCTACGACGACATGTGGGCTGGGTGGTGTGTGAAG GTCATCTGCGACCACTTGAGCCTGGGTGTCAAGACTGGCCTGCCATACATCTGGCACAGCAAGGCTAGCAACCCCTTTGTTAACTTGAAGAAGGAATACAAGGGCATCTTCTGGCAGGAGGACATCATCCCCTTCTTCCAGAACGTGACCATCCCCAAGGAGTGCGACACAGTCCAGAAGTGCTACATCTACCTCTCTGGGCaggtgaaggagaagctggGCAAGATTGACCCCTACTTTGTGAAGCTCGCCGATGCCATGGTCACCTGGATTGAGGCCTGGGATGAGCTGAACccaaccaccgccgccgctgcgaacGGCAAGGCCAAGTAG